One Macadamia integrifolia cultivar HAES 741 unplaced genomic scaffold, SCU_Mint_v3 scaffold_198A, whole genome shotgun sequence DNA window includes the following coding sequences:
- the LOC122071256 gene encoding ent-copalyl diphosphate synthase 1-like isoform X2 gives MPSAATLLRFSATAIPCHQRRSLPLTDLHLPFSVYRDVYRSGQTGIERQETFIDDKEAASMVYFANEKEEKIQSIKMMLRSMEDGEISISAYDTAWVALVKDINGSGVPQFPSSLQWIVENQLPDGSWGDRFIFSAHDRILNTLACIIALKSWNIYPELREKGLVFIRENMSKLESENEEHMPIGFEIAFPSLMEIAERQDLQVPTDIPVINEIYAKRNLKLTRIPKDMMHVVPTTLLHSLEGMDGLDWDKLLQLQCEDGSFLFSPSSTAFALMETKDERCLKYLKKAVQTFNGGVPNVYPVDLFEHIWTVDRLERLGISRYFKSEIKECLNYVFRYWSEDGICWARNSRVHDIDDTAMGFRLLRLHGHEVSPDAFRHFEKGGEFFCFAGQSNQAITGIFNLYRASQVLFPGESILEEAKAFASKFLREKQATNQLLDKWIITKDLPGEVDYALDFPWYASLPRIEARFYIEQYGGDNDVWIGKTLYRMPYVNNNEYLELAEADFNNCQALHQLEWTAIQKWYKECNLGEFGVGRKQLLQAYFVATASIFEPERANERLAWARTALLVDAVKSYMEMDTITVDKRKEFVSNFNYTIRSCSTTNFDGTVEIPGSTEWKTTGKKLMEALVTTLNSTAVETLMIQRLDVRHPLLCAWNTWLLTWCLDKVVEKKQHGTESTGEGELVVFTINLCAGRSISEEYSFQPHYQRLLYLTNSICLHLRLLLNSQGHRKKDSTGTGQIDPLMQELVQLVLRNSDGIDPDFKRTFLTVAKSFYYVAHCTPATINYHINKVLFQTLP, from the exons ATGCCGTCTGCTGCCACTCTCCTCCGCTTCTCTGCCACAGCTATTCCCTGCCACCAGAGGAGATCTCTCCCTCTTACAGATCTCCACCTGCCTTTCTCCG TCTATAGGGACGTTTATCGAAGTGGCCAGACAGGAATAGAGAGACAAGAGACTTTCATAGATGATAAAGAAGCAGCTTCGATG GTTTACTTTGCAaatgagaaagaggagaaaatccAGTCCATTAAAATGATGTTAAGATCGATGGAGGATGGTGAGATTAGCATATCAGCTTATGATACCGCTTGGGTTGCACTGGTGAAAGATATTAATGGAAGTGGTGTTCCTCAATTCCCTTCTAGCCTTCAATGGATTGTGGAGAATCAACTCCCTGATGGATCTTGGGGTGATCGTTTTATATTCTCTGCTCATGATCGGATTCTTAACACTTTAGCATGTATTATTGCGTTGAAATCGTGGAACATTTATCCAGAACTACGTGAAAAGG GCTTGGTATTTATTAGAGAGAATATGTCCAAGCTTGAAAGTGAAAATGAGGAGCACATGCCCATAGGTTTTGAAATTGCGTTCCCTTCCCTTATGGAAATTGCTGAGAGGCAAGATTTGCAAGTTCCAACAGATATTCCAGTCATAAATGAGATATATGCCAAAAGAAATCTAAAACTCACAAG gATACCCAAGGACATGATGCATGTAGTGCCCACAACGCTCCTCCATAGCTTGGAAGGAATGGATGGTTTGGATTGGGATAAGCTTCTACAGCTACAGTGTGAAGATGGGTCATTCTTGTTTTCTCCATCATCCACTGCCTTCGCACTTATGGAAACGAAAGATGAAAGATGCTTAAAATATCTCAAGAAAGCTGTCCAAACATTCAATGGTGGAG TCCCTAATGTTTATCCGGTGGACTTGTTCGAGCATATTTGGACTGTGGATCGCTTGGAACGCCTTGGAATTTCTAGATACTTCAAATCAGAAATTAAAGAATGCCTCAATTATGTCTTTAG ATATTGGAGCGAGGATGGGATCTGTTGGGCTAGAAATTCAAGAGTCCATGACATTGACGATACGGCCATGGGATTCAGACTTTTGAGGTTACATGGACATGAGGTTTCAccag ATGCATTTCGGCATTTTGAGAAGGGGGGAGAGTTCTTCTGCTTTGCAGGGCAATCGAACCAGGCCATTACTGGAATATTTAACCTCTATAGAGCCTCTCAAGTGTTGTTCCCAGGGGAGAGCATCCTAGAAGAAGCCAAGGCGTTTGCTTCCAAATTCTTGAGAGAGAAACAAGCAACCAATCAGCTTCTAGATAAATGGATAATCACTAAAGATTTGCCTGGCGAG GTGGATTACGCCCTTGACTTTCCATGGTACGCAAGCCTACCCCGGATAGAGGCCAGATTCTACATCGAACAATATGGTGGAGACAACGATGTATGGATCGGGAAGACACTGtacag GATGCCTTACGTTAACAACAACGAGTATCTGGAGCTAGCCGAGGCGGACTTCAACAACTGCCAAGCATTACATCAGCTGGAGTGGACTGCTATTCAGAA GTGGTATAAAGAATGCAATCTTGGTGAGTTCGGGGTGGGGAGAAAACAGCTCCTCCAAGCCTATTTTGTGGCAACGGCCAGCATATTCGAGCCTGAGAGGGCGAACGAGCGGCTGGCTTGGGCGAGGACAGCTCTACTTGTGGACGCAGTGAAATCTTACATGGAGATGGATACCATCACTGTGGATAAAAGGAAAGAATTTGTCAGTAATTTTAACTACACCATCCGTAGTTGCAGCACCACCAATTTCGATGGTACTGTAGAAATTCCTGGAAGCACGGAATGGAAGACGACAGGAAAGAAACTCATGGAAGCACTCGTCACAACCCTAAATAGTACTGCAGTGGAGACCCTAATGATACAACGTCTAGACGTACGTCACCCGTTGCTTTGCGCC TGGAACACCTGGTTACTGACGTGGTGCCTTGATAAAGTAGTAGAAAAGAAGCAACATGGAACTGAGTCAACTGGTGAAGGAGAGCTCGTAGTGTTCACTATAAACCTTTGTGCCGGACGTTCCATCTCGGAAGAATACTCGTTCCAACCCCATTACCAGCGTCTCCTCTATCTCACCAATTCAATCTGTCTCCACCTTCGTCTGCTTCTTAATTCCCAG GGCCATAGGAAGAAGGATAGCACAGGTACCGGTCAAATAGATCCCCTTATGCAAGAGCTGGTTCAACTAGTTCTCCGGAACTCCGACGGCATAGATCCTGACTTCAAGAGAACTTTCCTCACCGTTGCTAAGAGCTTCTATTATGTTGCCCATTGCACCCCTGCCACCATCAACTACCATATTAACAAAGTTCTCTTCCAGACTCTGCCTTGA
- the LOC122071256 gene encoding ent-copalyl diphosphate synthase 1-like isoform X1 yields MPSAATLLRFSATAIPCHQRRSLPLTDLHLPFSDVWSISGREKRTNFNLLLGSRIDIISKTRSQVYRDVYRSGQTGIERQETFIDDKEAASMVYFANEKEEKIQSIKMMLRSMEDGEISISAYDTAWVALVKDINGSGVPQFPSSLQWIVENQLPDGSWGDRFIFSAHDRILNTLACIIALKSWNIYPELREKGLVFIRENMSKLESENEEHMPIGFEIAFPSLMEIAERQDLQVPTDIPVINEIYAKRNLKLTRIPKDMMHVVPTTLLHSLEGMDGLDWDKLLQLQCEDGSFLFSPSSTAFALMETKDERCLKYLKKAVQTFNGGVPNVYPVDLFEHIWTVDRLERLGISRYFKSEIKECLNYVFRYWSEDGICWARNSRVHDIDDTAMGFRLLRLHGHEVSPDAFRHFEKGGEFFCFAGQSNQAITGIFNLYRASQVLFPGESILEEAKAFASKFLREKQATNQLLDKWIITKDLPGEVDYALDFPWYASLPRIEARFYIEQYGGDNDVWIGKTLYRMPYVNNNEYLELAEADFNNCQALHQLEWTAIQKWYKECNLGEFGVGRKQLLQAYFVATASIFEPERANERLAWARTALLVDAVKSYMEMDTITVDKRKEFVSNFNYTIRSCSTTNFDGTVEIPGSTEWKTTGKKLMEALVTTLNSTAVETLMIQRLDVRHPLLCAWNTWLLTWCLDKVVEKKQHGTESTGEGELVVFTINLCAGRSISEEYSFQPHYQRLLYLTNSICLHLRLLLNSQGHRKKDSTGTGQIDPLMQELVQLVLRNSDGIDPDFKRTFLTVAKSFYYVAHCTPATINYHINKVLFQTLP; encoded by the exons ATGCCGTCTGCTGCCACTCTCCTCCGCTTCTCTGCCACAGCTATTCCCTGCCACCAGAGGAGATCTCTCCCTCTTACAGATCTCCACCTGCCTTTCTCCG ATGTTTGGTCTATTTCGGGAAGAGAGAAACGAACAAACTTCAATCTTTTGCTTGGTTCGAGAATTGATATCATATCCAAAACTCGCAGTCAAG TCTATAGGGACGTTTATCGAAGTGGCCAGACAGGAATAGAGAGACAAGAGACTTTCATAGATGATAAAGAAGCAGCTTCGATG GTTTACTTTGCAaatgagaaagaggagaaaatccAGTCCATTAAAATGATGTTAAGATCGATGGAGGATGGTGAGATTAGCATATCAGCTTATGATACCGCTTGGGTTGCACTGGTGAAAGATATTAATGGAAGTGGTGTTCCTCAATTCCCTTCTAGCCTTCAATGGATTGTGGAGAATCAACTCCCTGATGGATCTTGGGGTGATCGTTTTATATTCTCTGCTCATGATCGGATTCTTAACACTTTAGCATGTATTATTGCGTTGAAATCGTGGAACATTTATCCAGAACTACGTGAAAAGG GCTTGGTATTTATTAGAGAGAATATGTCCAAGCTTGAAAGTGAAAATGAGGAGCACATGCCCATAGGTTTTGAAATTGCGTTCCCTTCCCTTATGGAAATTGCTGAGAGGCAAGATTTGCAAGTTCCAACAGATATTCCAGTCATAAATGAGATATATGCCAAAAGAAATCTAAAACTCACAAG gATACCCAAGGACATGATGCATGTAGTGCCCACAACGCTCCTCCATAGCTTGGAAGGAATGGATGGTTTGGATTGGGATAAGCTTCTACAGCTACAGTGTGAAGATGGGTCATTCTTGTTTTCTCCATCATCCACTGCCTTCGCACTTATGGAAACGAAAGATGAAAGATGCTTAAAATATCTCAAGAAAGCTGTCCAAACATTCAATGGTGGAG TCCCTAATGTTTATCCGGTGGACTTGTTCGAGCATATTTGGACTGTGGATCGCTTGGAACGCCTTGGAATTTCTAGATACTTCAAATCAGAAATTAAAGAATGCCTCAATTATGTCTTTAG ATATTGGAGCGAGGATGGGATCTGTTGGGCTAGAAATTCAAGAGTCCATGACATTGACGATACGGCCATGGGATTCAGACTTTTGAGGTTACATGGACATGAGGTTTCAccag ATGCATTTCGGCATTTTGAGAAGGGGGGAGAGTTCTTCTGCTTTGCAGGGCAATCGAACCAGGCCATTACTGGAATATTTAACCTCTATAGAGCCTCTCAAGTGTTGTTCCCAGGGGAGAGCATCCTAGAAGAAGCCAAGGCGTTTGCTTCCAAATTCTTGAGAGAGAAACAAGCAACCAATCAGCTTCTAGATAAATGGATAATCACTAAAGATTTGCCTGGCGAG GTGGATTACGCCCTTGACTTTCCATGGTACGCAAGCCTACCCCGGATAGAGGCCAGATTCTACATCGAACAATATGGTGGAGACAACGATGTATGGATCGGGAAGACACTGtacag GATGCCTTACGTTAACAACAACGAGTATCTGGAGCTAGCCGAGGCGGACTTCAACAACTGCCAAGCATTACATCAGCTGGAGTGGACTGCTATTCAGAA GTGGTATAAAGAATGCAATCTTGGTGAGTTCGGGGTGGGGAGAAAACAGCTCCTCCAAGCCTATTTTGTGGCAACGGCCAGCATATTCGAGCCTGAGAGGGCGAACGAGCGGCTGGCTTGGGCGAGGACAGCTCTACTTGTGGACGCAGTGAAATCTTACATGGAGATGGATACCATCACTGTGGATAAAAGGAAAGAATTTGTCAGTAATTTTAACTACACCATCCGTAGTTGCAGCACCACCAATTTCGATGGTACTGTAGAAATTCCTGGAAGCACGGAATGGAAGACGACAGGAAAGAAACTCATGGAAGCACTCGTCACAACCCTAAATAGTACTGCAGTGGAGACCCTAATGATACAACGTCTAGACGTACGTCACCCGTTGCTTTGCGCC TGGAACACCTGGTTACTGACGTGGTGCCTTGATAAAGTAGTAGAAAAGAAGCAACATGGAACTGAGTCAACTGGTGAAGGAGAGCTCGTAGTGTTCACTATAAACCTTTGTGCCGGACGTTCCATCTCGGAAGAATACTCGTTCCAACCCCATTACCAGCGTCTCCTCTATCTCACCAATTCAATCTGTCTCCACCTTCGTCTGCTTCTTAATTCCCAG GGCCATAGGAAGAAGGATAGCACAGGTACCGGTCAAATAGATCCCCTTATGCAAGAGCTGGTTCAACTAGTTCTCCGGAACTCCGACGGCATAGATCCTGACTTCAAGAGAACTTTCCTCACCGTTGCTAAGAGCTTCTATTATGTTGCCCATTGCACCCCTGCCACCATCAACTACCATATTAACAAAGTTCTCTTCCAGACTCTGCCTTGA
- the LOC122071262 gene encoding (-)-kolavenyl diphosphate synthase TPS28, chloroplastic-like isoform X2, which produces MGFRLLRLHGHEVSPDAFRHFEKGGEFFCFAGQSNQAITGIFNLYRASQVLFPGESILEEAKAFASKFLREKQATNQLLDKWIITKDLPGEVDYALDFPWYASLPRIEARFYIEQYGGDDDVWIGKTLMPYVNNNEYLELAEADFNNCQALHQLEWTAIQKWYSEYNLGEFGVGRRGLLQAYFVAMASMFEPERASERLTWARAAVLLEAVKSFMEMDTTTVDQRREFVNDFNNTIHSCSSTFDIHHNSGIGLWVTRKPSEWKTTGKKLLEALVTTLNSIAMESLVIHRLDVRHHLLCTWNTWLLLWCPDGAVEKEQQRVESTNGRGVQVPGKRRGEEGEGELLVRTINLCAGRPISEEHSSHPHYQRLLHLTNSICHHLRLLLNSKGHKKKNSLGTGQIDPLMQELVQLVLRKSDGIDPDVKKTFLTVAKSFYYAAHCNPSTINHHIAKVLFQSVA; this is translated from the exons ATGGGATTCAGACTTTTGAGGTTACATGGACATGAGGTTTCAccag ATGCATTTCGGCATTTTGAGAAGGGGGGAGAGTTCTTCTGCTTTGCAGGGCAATCGAACCAGGCCATTACTGGAATATTTAACCTCTATAGAGCCTCTCAAGTGTTGTTCCCAGGGGAGAGCATCCTAGAAGAAGCCAAGGCGTTTGCTTCCAAATTCTTGAGAGAGAAACAAGCAACCAATCAGCTTCTAGATAAATGGATAATCACTAAAGATTTGCCTGGCGAG GTGGATTACGCCCTTGACTTTCCATGGTACGCAAGCCTACCCCGGATAGAGGCCAGATTCTACATCGAACAATATGGTGGAGACGACGATGTATGGATCGGGAAGACACT GATGCCTTACGTTAACAACAACGAGTATCTGGAGCTAGCCGAGGCGGACTTCAACAACTGCCAAGCATTACATCAGCTGGAGTGGACTGCTATTCAGAA GTGGTATAGTGAATACAATCTCGGTGAGTTCGGAGTGGGGAGAAGGGGGCTTCTACAAGCTTATTTTGTGGCAATGGCCAGCATGTTTGAACCTGAGAGGGCGAGCGAGCGGTTGACATGGGCGAGGGCTGCTGTGCTTCTGGAAGCAGTCAAGTCTTTCATGGAGATGGACACCACTACTGTGGATCAGAGGAGAGAATTTGTCAATGATTTCAACAACACCATCCACAGTTGCAGCAGCACTTTCGATATCCATCACAACAGTGGTATTGGGTTGTG GGTGACCAGGAAGCCCTCCGAATGGAAGACGACAGGAAAAAAACTTCTAGAAGCACTTGTCACAACCCTAAACAGTATTGCCATGGAGTCCCTAGTGATACACCGCCTAGACGTACGACACCACTTGCTTTGCACG TGGAACACATGGTTACTGTTGTGGTGCCCAGATGGAGCAGTAGAAAAGGAGCAACAAAGAGTTGAGTCAACTAATGGAAGAGGAGTTCAAGTAccaggaaaaagaagaggagaagaaggtgAAGGGGAGCTGCTAGTGCGCACTATAAACCTTTGTGCCGGACGTCCCATCTCAGAAGAACACTCTTCTCACCCCCACTACCAGCGTCTCCTTCACCTCACCAACTCAATCTGTCACCACCTTCGTCTGCTTCTTAATTCCAAG GGCCATAAAAAGAAGAATAGCTTGGGTACTGGCCAAATAGATCCCCTAATGCAAGAGCTGGTTCAACTTGTTCTCCGAAAGTCCGACGGAATCGATCCCGATGTCAAGAAAACTTTCCTCACTGTTGCTAAGAGCTTCTATTATGCTGCCCATTGTAACCCTTCCACCATCAACCACCATATTGCCAAAGTTCTCTTCCAGAGTGTGGCTTGA
- the LOC122071262 gene encoding (-)-kolavenyl diphosphate synthase TPS28, chloroplastic-like isoform X1: protein MGFRLLRLHGHEVSPDAFRHFEKGGEFFCFAGQSNQAITGIFNLYRASQVLFPGESILEEAKAFASKFLREKQATNQLLDKWIITKDLPGEVDYALDFPWYASLPRIEARFYIEQYGGDDDVWIGKTLYRMPYVNNNEYLELAEADFNNCQALHQLEWTAIQKWYSEYNLGEFGVGRRGLLQAYFVAMASMFEPERASERLTWARAAVLLEAVKSFMEMDTTTVDQRREFVNDFNNTIHSCSSTFDIHHNSGIGLWVTRKPSEWKTTGKKLLEALVTTLNSIAMESLVIHRLDVRHHLLCTWNTWLLLWCPDGAVEKEQQRVESTNGRGVQVPGKRRGEEGEGELLVRTINLCAGRPISEEHSSHPHYQRLLHLTNSICHHLRLLLNSKGHKKKNSLGTGQIDPLMQELVQLVLRKSDGIDPDVKKTFLTVAKSFYYAAHCNPSTINHHIAKVLFQSVA from the exons ATGGGATTCAGACTTTTGAGGTTACATGGACATGAGGTTTCAccag ATGCATTTCGGCATTTTGAGAAGGGGGGAGAGTTCTTCTGCTTTGCAGGGCAATCGAACCAGGCCATTACTGGAATATTTAACCTCTATAGAGCCTCTCAAGTGTTGTTCCCAGGGGAGAGCATCCTAGAAGAAGCCAAGGCGTTTGCTTCCAAATTCTTGAGAGAGAAACAAGCAACCAATCAGCTTCTAGATAAATGGATAATCACTAAAGATTTGCCTGGCGAG GTGGATTACGCCCTTGACTTTCCATGGTACGCAAGCCTACCCCGGATAGAGGCCAGATTCTACATCGAACAATATGGTGGAGACGACGATGTATGGATCGGGAAGACACTGtacag GATGCCTTACGTTAACAACAACGAGTATCTGGAGCTAGCCGAGGCGGACTTCAACAACTGCCAAGCATTACATCAGCTGGAGTGGACTGCTATTCAGAA GTGGTATAGTGAATACAATCTCGGTGAGTTCGGAGTGGGGAGAAGGGGGCTTCTACAAGCTTATTTTGTGGCAATGGCCAGCATGTTTGAACCTGAGAGGGCGAGCGAGCGGTTGACATGGGCGAGGGCTGCTGTGCTTCTGGAAGCAGTCAAGTCTTTCATGGAGATGGACACCACTACTGTGGATCAGAGGAGAGAATTTGTCAATGATTTCAACAACACCATCCACAGTTGCAGCAGCACTTTCGATATCCATCACAACAGTGGTATTGGGTTGTG GGTGACCAGGAAGCCCTCCGAATGGAAGACGACAGGAAAAAAACTTCTAGAAGCACTTGTCACAACCCTAAACAGTATTGCCATGGAGTCCCTAGTGATACACCGCCTAGACGTACGACACCACTTGCTTTGCACG TGGAACACATGGTTACTGTTGTGGTGCCCAGATGGAGCAGTAGAAAAGGAGCAACAAAGAGTTGAGTCAACTAATGGAAGAGGAGTTCAAGTAccaggaaaaagaagaggagaagaaggtgAAGGGGAGCTGCTAGTGCGCACTATAAACCTTTGTGCCGGACGTCCCATCTCAGAAGAACACTCTTCTCACCCCCACTACCAGCGTCTCCTTCACCTCACCAACTCAATCTGTCACCACCTTCGTCTGCTTCTTAATTCCAAG GGCCATAAAAAGAAGAATAGCTTGGGTACTGGCCAAATAGATCCCCTAATGCAAGAGCTGGTTCAACTTGTTCTCCGAAAGTCCGACGGAATCGATCCCGATGTCAAGAAAACTTTCCTCACTGTTGCTAAGAGCTTCTATTATGCTGCCCATTGTAACCCTTCCACCATCAACCACCATATTGCCAAAGTTCTCTTCCAGAGTGTGGCTTGA
- the LOC122071246 gene encoding (-)-kolavenyl diphosphate synthase TPS28, chloroplastic-like, with protein sequence MPSAATLVCFSATAITCDRKRSLATPDLHLPFSDVWSIAERNKQINFSILLRSRCNIMSKTRIQVYRDVFRSGQTGIKRQETFQGDEEAVSMVYFANVRKEKIQSIKMMLRSMEDGEISISAYDTAWVALVKDINGSGVPQFPSSLQWIVENQLPDGSWGDRFIFFAHDRILNTLACVIALKSWNIYPELCEKGMMFIRENMSKLENENEEHMPIGFEIAFPSLVEIAERQDLQVPTDIPVINEIYAKRNLKLTRYHLGVS encoded by the exons ATGCCGTCTGCTGCCACTCTTGTCTGCTTCTCTGCGACAGCTATTACCTGCGATAGGAAGAGATCTCTCGCTACTCCAGATCTGCACCTGCCTTTCTCCG ATGTTTGGTCTATTGcggaaagaaataaacaaataaacttCAGCATTCTGCTTCGTTCAAGATGCAACATCATGTCTAAAACTCGCATCCAAG TCTATAGGGACGTGTTTCGAAGTGGCCAGACAGGAATAAAGAGGCAAGAGACTTTCCAAGGTGATGAAGAAGCAGTTTCTATG GTTTACTTTGCAAATGTGAGAAAGGAGAAAATCCAGTCCATTAAAATGATGTTAAGATCGATGGAGGATGGTGAGATTAGCATATCAGCTTATGATACCGCTTGGGTTGCACTGGTGAAAGATATTAATGGAAGTGGTGTTCCTCAATTCCCTTCTAGCCTTCAATGGATTGTGGAGAATCAACTCCCTGATGGATCTTGGGGTGATCGTTTTATATTCTTTGCTCATGATCGGATTCTTAACACTCTAGCATGTGTCATTGCGTTGAAATCGTGGAACATTTATCCAGAACTATGCGAAAAGG GCATGATGTTCATTAGAGAGAATATGTCCAagcttgaaaatgaaaatgaggaGCACATGCCCATAGGCTTTGAAATTGCGTTCCCTTCCCTCGTGGAAATAGCTGAGAGACAAGATTTGCAGGTTCCAACAGATATTCCAGTCATAAATGAGATATATGCCAAAAGAAATCTAAAACTCACAAGGTACCACCTAGGGGTTTCATAA
- the LOC122071227 gene encoding photosystem I reaction center subunit II, chloroplastic-like — MAMATQASLFTPNLSTPKSGSRALVPWKPSSSSFSFAPRAVNLCVSQRTIRASAAEGKTEAPEKKAPVGFTPPQLDPSTPSPIFSGSTGGLLRKAQVEEFYVITWESPKEQIFEMPTGGAAIMRESPNLLKLARKEQCLALGTRLRSKYKIKCQFYRVFPNGEVQYLHPKDGVYPEKVNPGRQGVGQNFRSIGKNASPIEVKFTGKQVYDI; from the exons ATGGCTATGGCAACCCAAGCATCACTCTTCACCCCAAACCTCTCCACCCCAAAATCTGGCAGCCGTGCCCTTGTTCCCTGGAAACCATCCTCATCATCCTTCTCCTTTGCTCCCAGGGCAGTCAATCTGTGTGTGTCACAGAGAACCATTCGAGCTTCAGCTGCAGAAGGAAAAACTGAAGCTCCTGAGAAGAAGGCCCCTGTAGGATTCACCCCACCTCAACTGGATCCAAGCACTCCCTCCCCAATCTTTAGTGGCAGCACAGGTGGCTTGTTACGAAAAGCACAAGTGGAAGAGTTCTATGTTATCACATGGGAATCTCCCAAGGAACAGATATTTGAGATGCCAACTGGGGGTGCTGCCATTATGAGGGAAAGTC ctaaCCTGCTCAAATTGGCCAGGAAGGAGCAGTGTTTGGCACTTGGGACTAGACTGAGGTCCAAGTACAAAATCAAGTGCCAATTCTACAGGGTCTTCCCTAATGGTGAGGTTCAATACCTACACCCCAAGGATGGAGTCTACCCTGAGAAGGTCAACCCTGGCCGCCAAGGGGTcggccagaatttcagatctatTGGAAAGAATGCTAGCCCTATTGAGGTCAAGTTCACTGGCAAACAAGTTTATGATATTTGA